tattgcattttgggaccaatcgggtacaagatggccaccatttcagccatttttggattttgatagttaaagtttgttttacacatttatatatcttagaaagtactgaaagtgatcgttctcaaatttcatatgtagtaatttATGTTTCAGTGTAAATAGTTTGAACcgagcagagaaaagatccctctgaCAGGtatatcttggattttgattatgGTGCCAAGATTTCTTAGATTTTATATATCTTTCATAGAAAGtaacagaggattccgcttatttgcatagtcattttgaaaaaatatgcaacATCCACCGGAGTATATTCGCCAATGAGGtggagatgacattttgcacctccgtttgacccacacacatatgtatgtgaataggcaaatagatatcgtttcgtttacttgataaatacgtaaattatttacacttaaaacgaaccacaagtaattattttcgaagttgtaaatcgattttaattgtttaataacaaaaaacaatattccaatattagattcttgtttacccGTTAGATGtcgacacgtgaatatttgagaaacaagctaaacgatcgatatcaaatgcaattagattctactaaacaggattggatttgtgtctacaattctaaacctaaaataataaacaaatttacgtacatttgcctggcaaaatgaactaacgatcgtgattaaacttcaaagtgccgatcaactagtagtgttgcTTTTACACATGTgcatatgaattcgaaaatggcggcaggtgatggagccatgcgttcactcgacctaaatgtattttgagaattctccctgtattgttgatctatacggcgaatagcttgataacatttcagaaattaatgcatattcaagtagcaatgaaaccaATTAAACGTagtagcaagtatcttttgtatcctaagcttacatactgtacgaaaacttgcggtagtcaattgcacgccgactttgcatgctttttatgtctcgttcaacgaggaacgcttgatacgcacacatgtctgtcgtagtcatAACAAGAAGGTTGAACGAGGGatactcatgaatggcgattgttgtaaggaagcatggtttctccaaccgatcgcgataataaggtacgttacgttaataaataaacatatttcaaagtgcaaatgctttaattagatgtttgagtcagtgattgATACTAAAGTTATATGATCAACCGCTGCCTGATGTTAATCGTAaaacagcgtcgaatacctttgcagattcatgcataaaataacaagccatgcTGTTATAACGTTACTCTGTTACCAGGATGATTCCttagtaaaagcgaagtattttttgaaacatatatatcggctttcgctaaaaatatattgcaaaattgaaaaatattccattatatttttagaatttcccaaatattttattcaaataaccggaggtcatgtaaaagtctatgcaaatacacagattttgtatttgaaaaacaaagataaagaaggaaaaaatcgggaccgcagaattttatgcaaataaccgaaatattcaaataaccgttattcgattatgtggagtcctctgtactGAAAAGATcattctcatatttcatatgtagtaatatgttgtACACAgaagtaaaagtttgaaaagcagagaaaagatcctctttccattgtcagaagtagatcattctttggtgggcgccaagatccctctgggatctcttgttgctACTTTTCTTGTCATTCAATGCTATTTCCATCTAACCAGCTGAAGGATTGTACCAACCTGGAGGATATTGACTTGAATCTGTCCAGTGCTGGATTATCCACGATAATGAACATCAGTGGGTCTGGGCGGCCAGTGAGGAATTTAGAGGACAGGGACTTTCTTGTTCAGGACCTGCTACATTTTGTGGTTGTGGGGAGAGTCACAGAAGCCCTTTCACAGTATGTTGTCCTAAATCTAATATATTGCATGTATGTTGCAACCTTAAATTTACTATGGTTATCTACCTTGAGGGCCCTTGCTGACGAGTCATTATTCTAGGTTTATGCAGATCATATGCCTTTTTAAGCCTCTGTTGTATAGTAAActggaaataataattattttcttctcATATCATTAGGGTTTTTGTATGACTGATTTTATCCATGGAAGATGGCCTTGAATAATGGAGTTTAACTCCCTTACTTGAAATAGATTAATACTGAAAGTCtcatcaatttattttaaaactttttgtttCACTTTGGATCAGCGTTTTACATTTTTGGAAAATCTAAAGGACGCAGATTTTGGTATTTGTTCACTCAGTTTTAATGTAGAGCAGCACAAAATGCTTGGATGACTGTACAGGATTTAGATAGTgaagaaataaaagtttttctataaaggcaaaaaataaataataaacttgATTTTCCAGGGACTGTTCTCTCAACTGTGGTTAGAGCCCACTCATTTTTTCTATCCCCTCTCACTTGGGGAATTATAGGCAACGCAAATGAGGGCTCCGTGTGTTCGTGTTTCCAAATAAAAATGGGTTTTTGTGGTCACAACTATTAATCCAGATGAGAAACTGTTTTCCATGGATCTATCGTGCAAACTCTTAATATTATGATTGAAGGTCGTTCCCAAGGTCATCTGTCAAGGTCAAACTTCAGTCCAATAATCATCTCTTTAATATCAGctaattaaatattcatactGTACTGTTGTGGCcaatataatatgcatgagcaATGGCATCAGCTGCTCTGTCTACATTAGCCGGCTCATAATAAGTCTCTTCTCACGGACCCGAAACCGTTGTACATTCTTTATGTATGGATAGGCTCTGtttctatttaaaaccatattaCAAACGTGTTAGAGTGTCTTAAAAGTGGTCTTACTGGCACTTCCTGGTCTGGGTCGCCAAATTgggattatatatatttaaatcatcGTGACTATAATTCTCCAGATCCCTGGTGGTCATAAACTATACTAAAGTATTTTTCGTAGTGAAATTAGTATAGTTTTGATTAGAAAATGcagatttataaatgtttaattgaGAAGAGCATAGACTATCGGTTAATCCTGTTTTTCAAGGAGTAATAACATTTCAACAATTTACTCGGAGTAGATTTGACTTTGGCTGTGAgtgaaaaattcaaaatcaaaatgtcaattctgattggttgacaaaTAGAATAaagaatttaattaaaaaacacCCTCCCTTATCCTTTTGTATGAATAACCCTGGGCCTGAGAACATAGTAATTTCAAGTTTTATGACCGAGAAGAgtgtatttttatttctgtttataattGAAATCTTTTAATTTCAGGATTGACTTTGGGGTTAAATGACTATTGGGCTCTATGACAGAAATATGAAGGAATGAGTTTCCAGCTGTTTTCGATGAGGGGTATTCCTCAATAACTCAAATGCGGAAAATCGCAAGCTAGCTACGATGGAGGCCATTTTTGGTTGACATCACTCCTTTTCTTTCTGGCCGGTCAGATAACCGGAGAAGATAAAACGAGATGATAAAAAAGTGATAGTTGGGTTGCGATGTGGCGGGGGACTTCCTACTTGATATAGAAGGTTTATCAGTAGGAATTTTATTCTGAGATCCTGAGAGAAATCAACTAGCTATATTAAAAGGTCAGTGTATACCCTCTTTGCAACAATTTTGCGAACTGGTGATACTTACCACTACAGAAATTTTTCAATCTTTCTGTGTGGTTGGAATTAACACTCCGTCAACTGTTTTCTCTCTGTGCCGATAAAGTATCAATCTGTCactcatttcatatgaaaggTATTTATTTCCATTTATATTCCATTACTAATAACTTATAAAAAAAGATCATATTAcatgaattaaaataatgtacTTTTGCGGAGGAAACAACATTCATGATGTTAATGAAACACGAGTTTGACAGGTTATTGGTTTAATAcagtgtttttgttttatttttctgttgtgGAATAGTATAGTTATTCCTTTTCTGAAAATATGTTACTGAAACATTGAACTAAATCTAAGTGAGGTGCTTGCTTTTGCTGACTTCTGGCAGATAGTGTTTCCTTTTGTTGGGGTTGGAATCCATCGCACGATCGATTATCAATTACGGTAAGTGGAGCGTTTTCCCACGGGTCCCAACAAACTTGTGCTGTTTGGGGAAATTGACTCTACTGTTAAATGTGACCCACCCTTTGTTGGTATACAAAGGGATCGAGTGAACTTTGGAATAATAAAAAAGAACTCACCAAGGATTTGGAAAAGCTTGAGGAGTGGATTTATCCTTGGCCTTTTCATGTAAAATCGAACCAGTAACCCACAAAATATGCAACACAGGGAGTATTTATAAAACTTCCTCCATTGACTCTTTGCCCCGGTGTGTCCTTGTGTGATATTGTTGTTAAAGCATAGGAACAACCAACATTTGGGTGATGAtataaagtaaatatattttcttgtgaaactatttatatattttatttagatttaattattttcgaatTTATAATTGCTGATTGCAAtagtttttttgtgtttcaCTTTGGACTTTGATTCTGAAACAAACACTATGTCTTTTTTGAATAACCTCCTCCACTAGTTAGACTAGAATTTCCACTGTTTATATTTGTCCATGAGCCGATTATGATTTAGAATTATGCACGATAGATAGCTTACTGTATTTAGATGTGCAATTGGGGTtataatgaaatgtattttttgtgtagaatacatttacattatgtcTTTGTAGACTATGTCATTGTTCAATATGCAGAAAAACACAGAATCTTATTACTTACAAAAGCAAATAGGTATACCAATTTGATTTGGTTATGGGTTTAAATTTGTAACTGTTGTATACCAAATCGTTcaatacatgtttttatatcATAGTACAGGTTCTTGCTTTATACCGTGCCATCCACATTGTGTACGGTACTTTCCTATGGAACCATAACTGTTTTTCGCGTGTACGCTTTTCAACCAGGAGGGAGGTCTAGTTTTACCTTGGCAGCCCATCTTATTAATCGTTTAGGATTTGTTATgcatacattttatgttttgataGAGGACACTAGTTTTCTAAGTTTTGGAATACATATGAATGTAATATAATATGAACGTTAAAATTCATACCTTTTAGTTTACTTTCATGTACCTactttttcatgattttaaaaGGTTTCAGTAGAATCAACATTAAGATTCAGTTAATATGGTAAGGGAAATTAAAAAATGGGTCATCCGACAAAACCTTAAAAATAAGGTTTTCTTATTTCTTGACATATTTGCTATTTAATTACCTGGGTATTATGTAGAATAGAAAGCCTGTGCTTTCAGTATGAAACCCTGTATTTTACAACACAGAAAAAAATTCTTTCAATTTCCTGcaattataatgttattatggGTCAATAGGGAAAATCTAGGGATGGTATCAGGTTACCGTTAAAACGAGATTCTAATTTTTGTTTGGCCTAGAATTCCAAGCAGTAGCCACCTAAGCGCTTGCTCATGAGAGTTTGGATCCAATTGAAATGTATCTTTTTTGATGGCAGTACGTATTAGATTTTAATAACCAAAATATTTCTCATGTTCCTGTTTGTTCATTGTTATTGTCTGTGAATGGACGTTATCGGGTCCGAAGGTCACCTATCACATTTCAAAAATTGTCCTGTGGGTTGATGGACCCATGGTCACGAGGTATGAGGCCTACTGATAGGTCGCATGGTTCACAAGGTGAATCTTTAAGCTTATAAAATTACAGCTTTTGACATGGACCTTTCAATAGGCATCATCACCTTGACTCTTGGTCCCAGCAACCCCACCTACGGTTATTGGAATTCCATTTGACTCGTTGCTGCTTTATGGATTATACTGACCATTTGGCATTGCGACTTCGATTTTATTTTCCACCTTTTGAATGAAGCGGTATTAATAATATCTAAAAGTGCCATTTTTCTTTCAGTATTTTGTGTTCTGGTTGGGTTGCTTGGGTAGGATGTGCAAAAACATGGCGCTCGTTGATGTTATGTTTCTTTTTAAAcacaaaaattttgaatttcctATTGTCCGAAAAGACACATACAAGATcgtttatatataatgaagaCCTGACTGCATTTATTATACACCTCTACTAACAACACGATTTATTGTCAATTGGTATGGATCGTGACAGCCCCTAAAAGAGTCCCCTGGCTTTGATTTTTACTGTCTGCTGATATAATAGTAATATGGTTATTCGGGACAATATTTCAGATTGGATatgaaacaattttatattCTGACAGGCACAACTCTCGAGGTTCCATAGAATCTCATTCACAACAAAGTAATGGAAACTGTAAATAccattctttattttttattgcacACATGAACAACATTTCGTTGGTAAAATAGCTTCTGTCATCTATTTTTATTAGAATCAGGaactttaatatataattaaatgcgATGGTTTTCAGCTTTATGCAGCTCCTAAAATTGGTATGTGGATATGGGCTACATTGGTGATCAACACATACACTTTGCAGTAATAAGTCGTTTCTTTCAAGCAGATTAAGTACttaggtcatttattttcagaCAATTCCAGTGTTGGTTAGTGACCACATTACCTTTGGCAGGCCATACTAGATTTAAAACTTTTCGTAAGCAATCAAGAATGAACACATTTTCTTACTCAATCAGTTCTGTGATGGCAAAAATAATCTCTTCTTAAACAACACATTTGCAATCAAAGCTTTGTAGAATATGTGTTCTTGGTTAAGTAGAACTTTTCTGATAAACCTGCTCGTGATCTCATGTACTGGTCATAAGCGAGAGACCGACTAAGCCTAAACAAAAATAGGTTATACTGATATGTGTCTGGGTAACCCGGTTCCTACCCTCTATCTTGATTTCTATTGGCAAGTTGCAATACTGAATTCTTCAAATAATTATGCCCTCAATAGTACTTGTAATCACCCTACTGGAGCACCAGATTTTCCAAAGGCAGCAAAAACTAATTTGAACCAGATTGGATATAATATTCTCGTTCTTTGAAGTTCAGAAGGTAATAACTGGATGGGGAAATTACGgaaacaattatttaaaaaaataaatagtcACACTACCTACCTACTTATCCACACCACCCTATCCTTTCCCTGCAGGTGTgacctgaaacatacatatttttttgccTAACTACTGATCATTAATCTTTTTAGAGGACCATGGTACATCATTTTACCAGATATGAGGAAGATTCTGTAGGACAGTACtagttttgttgttatttgtgtatacacaattttgttacattatactattacattttttttacgtACAAACATTACAGctactttgaccttgaccttttcagCTATGAACTTGACCTTCACGAGGCGTCATCCACAGACCAAGCTGCATTAGCCAACCAAGTATGAAGATCAATATTGGAGGGTTCTTCTTTTATCGTGAAGAATCTTGGTAACATTTCAGCTTCTGTGACCTCGACCTGCGTCTCAAGTCTAATGAAATATACATCATGTATTCTTCACACAGTTAAGAGAAAGTCCTGAACAATATTCCTTgctaacaaataaatattaattccAAAATCTTCACAGTTTGACAAGGGGTCATCACAGTGTTCCCTTAACATTGCAATAAGATGCTCCTTCTGCTCATCGGACTGAACCTGCAGGTCAATTTCAGGGATGTTAATCTCATTTGCATCATCTCCAGCAACATAAATTTCATCTGGATCTATTCCAAATGTCTGGATACTTTGAGAATTCAACACATCACTTACAGCTAAGCTGTTTTGTCTCTCGATGTCAATCATTCCATTCACCCATATTCTTTTAGGAGTCCATCCTCGTTCTGTTCTTAGTCCGTGGTGGTTATATGCTTCTGTAAATTCACATAGTCCAGCATTGATGCGcggtaaataaacaaattggaGGCAAAACAAATCTACCTCGTTGTTTACATCTAAAACAGAAATGCTCTCCATGTAATAGAAAAGGCTATAATAGGTTTGTACAATTCCATAATATACATCCCTCCATAACCTCTCTATTCTACTGTTGTGTACTGACCTGCCACCAATAAAACTACCCCTGTTGTTTCCTCTACTATTTTCCATGAACTGCTTAACAAGCACATTTTCGCTTCCATGATCTCCTCGAACCCTTGATGGGAGTCCATACTTGTCAGTAGCTTCTATAAACAAATTAAGCACATTATCCGCCCGATTATTTCCTGAACAGCACAAGAAAACTATTAATCTACTGAATCCATCGATTCCTCCATGGGTAACCATTCGCCAACGGATCAAGGCATGGTGGCCATCTATGTGCCAGAGGCTGTTTGGACCTGGTACACTATACTTCCTTCTCCGAGCCATCAATCCCCACCTCAGAACAGAGCTGGCAGGGTCCATCTCGCGCAGTATTTTCTGAACAAGCCTTTTCGGAACTGAAATTCCTTTTGCACGTAAATGTCCCTGCATCATTGATAAACCGCAATGTGggtgattttgataaaatactaCACATTTCATTTGACAGGTCTTCTTCATCACTAATATCTGTAAATCTTAACAAACCAATGTTCATTTCTTTTAGTTTCCTCCAAAGTATTTGTTCTGTCTATCATAAAGCATAttgctatatttttttttttgaatccaattgaaaataaaaaatgaatctTTTCCATGTCAATTTATAACAGATGGTCGACCGATTCCAGTGTTGGAAAGTTTGTACACATGTAGCAATGGCTGTTGGTTCACTGGGTGTACCATGAACTACTCTTGAAGTATTCCATACCTGAGAAATTGTTTTGAATGAAGAAGAAAGtagtattttaatgttttccgATAATTCTTGATTAGCGTTTCTTTCCCTCAAATGGAAATTGATGTATTCCAAGGACTGCAGAGCTGAATCCAGGTGTTCCTGACAATACTCCACATCCCCATGAGTAGGATTGTCTTTTTGTCCTCACAATAATTCAAAAGATCAGACAAAgacgaaaaaaaaattctcaaaatcagATTGTTGTAGATTCTGATCTGAAGCCATGACATATTGAAACTATACTCCTTTCTAGTAAATTGGTATTGGAGTTTTCCAAGTGATGTTACCAAGGGCGATAAATTGAGAGAGATACAGACTCAGAGTATGATGTAAACATGCCATCCGTGAGACAAACGGGGTGCGCCATCGCCGGGTAACAAGGCAGTGTAATAACCACAGGcaactgaaaaacaaaattaaaaaaattaaggcAGTGTAACGGTTGTAATCATGGgcaactgaaaaaaaatcaaaacgaGATCCATACAGATCTACATACCCACTATCAATCCTTACAGTATTCACAAGTTGAAATCAAACTTCCAAGATGACCATAGGCAGCTGTATTGAATATCTAATTTAACCTAAAATGTTTCATCTGCGACAGCGTACTGTTGGTATAtgattataaattttaaataaattaaaagctAATTATTGATTATAAGAGTGGAGATAATTAACTCATATTTGATCATGTGTTCTGAACTGAAACATATTACAAGTGAATCTAGTCTAAATTACATTTCAAGACACttatattgttataatgtacaacaaaataataagcattgtattaaattataaattaaatgcAGCATAATGAATTGggccaaaattaaaatattgtttgtgtgTGATTTACGAACAACCCACTCAAAAGCTCCTACTCAAAGAATTTTTTTGGCTCCTCtcaaattacaatttttattttattcaatttttcaaaaacctTTGGGTTACCAATTACAAttgtaaatgataaataatagtTCTTGTGAAAATAAAGTAAGTTCacttatgttttatataattaaggaCTCTTCAACGAGGATAGAAGCCAAAAAGTGTAGCTCAGAAGCGCTGTTGTGCAAACGATTACATAATTGATAATTTGTACATTGTAAGTTGGTCTCAACCAATGATCCATGATTTTCCAACTGATTCCGAATACTAAGCCAGAGGTTACATACAATTTGGAGTGTGATGTTTGCGTCCCTAGGAGTAAGCCATAAAACAGAGGTCTACCAAGCTTGATGATTAAAGGTACAGTAGTGGAGGTCTTGAAAATCAGTAAAAATCACAAACAGGGAAACTTTGTGCTGAGATCTAATGAACACGATGGGTAATATTAACATGTCATAGGCGGTAAGTCCTATATCAAAATGATCTTGATGAACTGCAGTTTCATTCTACCAGCATTGTTCTTTACGAAAAAATGTTTCGGATCGGAgttattatatgataaacacTAATTATACTATACAGTTTCAGTGTAAGCTAACTTTTACACCTAGTGCACAGTCAGGGCAAGAAATATCCCATGTCCGATGGGCCCGAGAACCAGTAAAATATGCTCCTGGGCAAGTGAAAATTGGTGTAAACTTGCCcggttttaatgttattttcccTGTTTTGGGTAAAATTAGACTGAAATCTTAAATTCGGGCAAGTggtttttcaaaataagtttcttgCACTACTTTTGAACTAGGATTTTAAGGAGTGCACTACATTtaaaattacaggtaaactagtagtgcactacATCCAGATAGGTGATTGACACCAAAATCTCCAAACAGGTATTGGGCAGTACCAATTGCTACCTGTGATTCTCACCTGTGGATGTCTGGTAGCTACAATGTACACACTTGTATATGTAGTAATCTATAACTACTATTGCCCGAGACAAAACcagcatttattttttttgacaaaacctattaaaacttttaaatatttgatgattacctacaaaacaaatactaaCTTAACATTTTACCACACTTAGATGACATTTTATTTAAGTATGGATTTGGGTCATTTCTCCTCTGACAAGCCTATTTCCTGTGGTTGACCTAGTTtttgcagattcctatgtctcgctacaatattcaatggtactagtgagtatggacaatggacgacatcaaattcatttaacagtttattaatatttaacatgtgtgtaaaaggtgacaacaagaaaatacccgcgtggctcagtgggaagtactgtgaaatggacaattttgctgctaatattctaacgttttcgctatcagaattaactcctacccatcaatgaaagaccgagcacgtggcgctacacaccaggccgattatcgatagtttaacctccaatttcacaaacaccgttctccagcgaagattctcaaaatatctccttaacggttaaccccgaaacacaacacaggaggctcccactcttttccagcctaccaacggctctcaacacaagagtgaagacttttacttactatcgaaacccgtctaaaagcgagacatgccaagtccgacattgcacaatttcacaagtatttcaacctcaaaaatatagcaaaaatatcgactgacagcgaaaaatacacacacagtaatgttgatgcatttccatactatacgataacagcaaattagggaaaggatgggcgacaaatatataaaaaattacataggactcaaaaacacaaccctcacctctcaaggcccggtagaaaactgaaagcctcggcgcagtcccgagatctcgtgcacagcaaattcccgccaaagtcccggttaatataatttccggaaaatatagcaacgaagcgcaccgcagcttTGTTATAAATACCCGTAGGTAAAATTTCAGGTATAGATATCTGCCTATTAGGGTTTTAGTGGTTACACCTGACTGGACGTATACgtagtgcactactagtttacGGTGAAATTACCTGTAATTTACTGTACAGTATAGTGCAAAAAGTGGGGCTTCCTTCAGGCcattacattgtatagggtGGCGGTTTCAGGACAGATGTTACCACCCTTTCATTTCCAAAACCACTAGGCCTACCTACCACCCTTTAATTTCAGATTACCAATTTACCACGCTTTACGCCGGGTCAGAAACAAGCAGGCCCCTAGGCGCGTGGTTTAATTTCGAAATTAAATCATCATATTTACATGTAGGCTATTTTGagctgtaaacaaacatatgtaTAAAACATATCCGGCTGAACGATGCCGATTTAGACTTTGTAGCTTCCACAATATACTCACCATTTACAAACAAGTTCTTATAATTTCACCGCCAGTGAAGAGAAGCGGCCATTAACACCTTAGCCAATCAGACGAGCCGTTACAAAAGCGACATTAGCATATATCCCATGATGCtaattattacacaaataaaaaaaaatcacataggCCTACCATTTTTTTCACACactaatataaaacaaaatcacacacaaatatatattttatacacaaaccatttttcacacacaaatattgaaaaattacacaaaaatatttttttacacacaaatatatttttcacacacacaaagaaaatattgaacataaattttatttttacatataatatataaaaaaaattacacaaacatttattgtttttacacacaaatttaaaatattgaacacatataacgatatattacaaacaatttttttaatacaCAAATGTTTTTACTTGTTGAATTTTGCAACGATCGGCACGCCATACAATGTGAGGTCCTAAAAATTTGTGATTCTATGGTGGCCTACATCTTCCCATGACTGCCTTACAGTAACTGCAGTAAT
Above is a genomic segment from Argopecten irradians isolate NY unplaced genomic scaffold, Ai_NY scaffold_0452, whole genome shotgun sequence containing:
- the LOC138312738 gene encoding uncharacterized protein produces the protein MKKTCQMKCVVFYQNHPHCGLSMMQGHLRAKGISVPKRLVQKILREMDPASSVLRWGLMARRRKYSVPGPNSLWHIDGHHALIRWRMVTHGGIDGFSRLIVFLCCSGNNRADNVLNLFIEATDKYGLPSRVRGDHGSENVLVKQFMENSRGNNRGSFIGGRSVHNSRIERLWRDVYYGIVQTYYSLFYYMESISVLDVNNEVDLFCLQFVYLPRINAGLCEFTEAYNHHGLRTERGWTPKRIWVNGMIDIERQNSLAVSDVLNSQSIQTFGIDPDEIYVAGDDANEINIPEIDLQVQSDEQKEHLIAMLREHCDDPLSNCEDFGINIYLLARNIVQDFLLTV